The following are from one region of the Tachysurus fulvidraco isolate hzauxx_2018 chromosome 15, HZAU_PFXX_2.0, whole genome shotgun sequence genome:
- the LOC113639658 gene encoding neuropeptide B-like: MGKSEERVLLILAICVFVVHTPAEAWYKQAAGPSYYSVGRASGLLSGIRRSAIRRDEADTRDSGGFTQNNAILQTNSRKFALKNMPVCVKDVLPELQSCELMQDSTFRCQAAVILTLDSSDCVNTRGSPLFTD; encoded by the exons ATGGGGAAGTCTGAAGAGCGAGTTTTGCTCATTCTtgccatttgtgtgtttgttgttcacACGCCAGCTGAAGCCTGGTACAAACAAGCAGCAGGACCCAGTTATTACTCAGTCGGTAGGGCATCTGGGCTGCTGTCAGGAATCAGGAGATCAGCGATTAGAAGAGATGAAGCGGACACACGGGACAGCGGAGGATTCACCCAAAATAACGCAATCTTACAGACAAATTCACGCAAGTTCGCTTTAAAAAATATG CCTGTTTGTGTGAAGGACGTCTTGCCGGAGCTGCAAAGCTGTGAGCTGATGCAGGACTCGACGTTTCGGTGCCAGGCGGCCGTCATTCTTACCCTCGACTCCAGTGACTGTGTGAACACTCGAGGATCACCTTTGTTTACAGACTGA